The following are encoded together in the Longimicrobium sp. genome:
- a CDS encoding carbamate kinase: protein MPEERTIVVALGGNALAQPGEEGTITQQFRHTRESLGAVVELAREGWRIAIVHGNGPQVGNALIRNELARDVVPPLPLGVLVAATEGWIGYMIQQSLQNALERAGVKRQVVTLVTQVRVDEHDPELERPTKPIGRTMDEETARALAAEMGGDVVEVKGGWRRVVASPIPLEIVERPMIRSLVAEGHLVIAAGGGGCPVYVHSRWGLEGIDAVVDKDRAAAILARDIGADVLVILTDVDRVYLDYGKQTQRPLDRLTVDEAGELLRTGQLGEGSMAPKVEAAAGFVRAGGGRAVIARLDQGREAVAGEAGTEIVSA from the coding sequence GTGCCGGAAGAGCGAACCATCGTGGTGGCGCTGGGCGGCAACGCGCTGGCGCAGCCGGGCGAAGAAGGGACCATCACCCAGCAGTTCCGCCACACGCGCGAGTCGCTGGGCGCCGTGGTGGAGCTGGCCCGCGAGGGGTGGCGCATCGCCATCGTGCACGGCAACGGGCCGCAGGTGGGCAACGCGCTGATCCGCAATGAGCTGGCGCGCGACGTGGTCCCCCCGCTCCCGCTGGGGGTGCTGGTGGCCGCCACCGAGGGGTGGATCGGCTACATGATCCAGCAGTCGCTGCAGAACGCGCTGGAGCGGGCCGGCGTGAAGCGGCAGGTGGTGACGCTGGTCACCCAGGTGCGGGTGGACGAGCACGACCCCGAGCTGGAGCGGCCCACCAAGCCGATCGGCCGCACCATGGACGAGGAGACCGCCCGCGCCCTGGCCGCCGAGATGGGCGGCGACGTGGTGGAGGTGAAGGGCGGCTGGCGGCGCGTGGTCGCGAGCCCGATCCCGCTGGAGATCGTGGAGCGGCCGATGATCCGCTCGCTGGTGGCCGAGGGGCACCTGGTGATCGCGGCGGGCGGCGGCGGCTGCCCCGTCTACGTGCACTCCCGGTGGGGGCTGGAGGGGATCGACGCGGTGGTCGACAAGGACCGCGCCGCCGCCATCCTGGCCCGCGACATCGGCGCCGACGTGCTGGTGATCCTCACCGACGTCGACCGCGTCTACCTGGACTACGGGAAGCAGACGCAGCGCCCGCTCGACCGGCTCACGGTGGACGAGGCCGGCGAGCTGCTGCGCACGGGCCAGCTCGGCGAAGGGAGCATGGCGCCCAAGGTGGAGGCCGCCGCCGGCTTCGTGCGCGCCGGGGGCGGGCGCGCCGTCATCGCGCGGCTGGACCAGGGGCGCGAGGCGGTGGCGGGGGAGGCGGGGACGGAAATCGTCAGTGCCTAG
- a CDS encoding phosphomannomutase/phosphoglucomutase produces the protein MINPHIFRQYDIRGVVGTDLTPEVAEGVGRAFASFARRRLGKDRPSLVLGRDNRTSSESLADGIRRGMTAAGAEVTDVGLVPTPAHSFAVSHWGHDGGLQVTGSHNPPQYNGFKMTLAGGPIYGGLIQEMRRMIDAADFESGSGAVVDRQVLDEYVDFVSSKFTIRRPMKVVVDCGNGTGSVVAVRLLEALGENVDVIPLFCESDPTFPNHHPDPVVDKNLVDIIAKVKETGADLGVAFDGDADRIGAVDDRGEIVRGDTLLLLYGLDLLERRGAGQKVIFDVKCSQQLPEVLEKAGGVPVMNATGHSLIKKRMKEEHALLAGELSGHIMFGDDYYGFDDALYGACLLIDIVARREGGLAAWIDQFPKFVSTAELRYPASEETKFEIVQRAVEHFRQGHEVIDVDGARVLFGDGWGLVRASNTEPVLVARYEARTAERLREIRDSMEGWLRTEGIGAASVGH, from the coding sequence ATGATCAACCCGCACATCTTCCGGCAGTACGACATCCGCGGCGTGGTGGGCACCGACCTGACGCCCGAGGTGGCCGAGGGAGTCGGCCGCGCCTTCGCCTCCTTCGCGCGCCGGCGGCTGGGGAAGGACCGGCCCTCGCTGGTGCTGGGGCGCGACAACCGCACGAGCTCCGAGTCGCTCGCCGACGGCATCCGGCGCGGGATGACGGCCGCCGGCGCCGAGGTCACCGACGTGGGCCTGGTCCCCACGCCCGCGCACTCCTTCGCCGTGTCGCACTGGGGGCACGACGGCGGCCTGCAGGTCACCGGCTCGCACAACCCGCCGCAGTACAACGGCTTCAAGATGACGCTGGCCGGCGGCCCCATCTACGGGGGGCTCATCCAGGAGATGCGCCGCATGATCGACGCGGCCGACTTCGAGTCCGGCTCGGGCGCCGTCGTCGACCGCCAGGTGCTCGACGAGTACGTGGACTTCGTCTCGTCCAAGTTCACCATCCGGCGGCCGATGAAGGTGGTGGTCGACTGCGGCAACGGGACGGGCTCCGTGGTCGCCGTGCGGCTGCTGGAGGCGCTGGGGGAGAATGTCGACGTGATCCCCCTCTTCTGCGAGAGCGATCCGACGTTCCCGAATCACCATCCCGATCCCGTCGTCGACAAGAACCTCGTCGACATCATCGCGAAGGTGAAGGAGACCGGGGCCGACCTGGGCGTGGCCTTCGACGGCGACGCCGACCGCATCGGCGCCGTGGACGACCGCGGCGAGATCGTGCGCGGCGACACGCTCCTCCTCCTCTACGGGCTGGACCTGCTGGAGCGGCGCGGGGCGGGGCAGAAGGTGATCTTCGACGTGAAGTGCTCGCAGCAGCTCCCCGAGGTGCTGGAGAAGGCCGGCGGCGTGCCGGTGATGAACGCCACCGGCCACTCGCTGATCAAGAAGCGGATGAAGGAGGAGCACGCGCTCCTGGCCGGCGAGCTGTCGGGCCACATCATGTTCGGCGACGACTACTACGGCTTCGACGACGCGCTCTACGGCGCCTGCCTGCTGATCGACATCGTCGCGCGCCGCGAGGGCGGGCTGGCGGCGTGGATCGACCAGTTCCCGAAGTTCGTCTCCACCGCGGAGCTGCGCTACCCGGCCAGCGAGGAGACCAAGTTCGAGATCGTGCAGCGCGCCGTGGAGCACTTCCGCCAGGGCCACGAGGTGATCGACGTCGACGGCGCGCGCGTGCTCTTCGGCGACGGCTGGGGGCTCGTCCGCGCGTCGAACACCGAGCCCGTGCTGGTGGCCCGCTACGAGGCGCGCACCGCCGAGCGGCTCCGCGAGATCCGCGACTCCATGGAGGGGTGGCTCCGCACGGAAGGCATCGGCGCCGCGAGTGTCGGGCACTGA
- a CDS encoding RidA family protein has protein sequence MPNLQTVHTDEAPAAIGPYSQAVVANGFVFTAGQVAFHPSSMQIVEGDVAAQTERVMENLQAILRAAGSDLSAVVKTTVFLRDMNDFAAMNEVYGRWFGEHKPARSTVQAARLPRDVAVEIEAIAVLLEQNS, from the coding sequence ATGCCGAACCTCCAGACCGTCCACACCGACGAAGCGCCCGCGGCCATCGGCCCGTACAGCCAAGCCGTGGTGGCGAACGGCTTCGTGTTCACCGCGGGCCAGGTGGCCTTCCACCCGTCGAGCATGCAGATCGTGGAGGGCGACGTGGCCGCGCAGACCGAGCGGGTGATGGAGAACCTGCAGGCGATCCTGCGCGCCGCCGGCTCCGACCTCTCGGCGGTGGTGAAGACCACGGTGTTCCTGCGCGACATGAACGACTTCGCCGCGATGAACGAGGTGTACGGGCGCTGGTTCGGCGAGCACAAGCCGGCCCGCTCCACCGTGCAGGCGGCGCGGCTCCCGCGCGACGTCGCCGTCGAGATCGAGGCGATCGCGGTGCTGCTCGAGCAGAATTCGTGA